The sequence below is a genomic window from Calypte anna isolate BGI_N300 chromosome 4A, bCalAnn1_v1.p, whole genome shotgun sequence.
CATCACTCCTATTCAGATGTCAAGTGTGTGGAGTTGAAAcaagaatttttaatattttacctttAACTCTATGTAAAATCTTCTAGGTTTACCAGCTTAGAGGAgcttggtatttttaaatataatgaCATATATTCCTAAATATCTGTTGGGGTATATTGAGCTGGTGTAGAGTAGCAGGTAGCTGTTGTAGTTTCTTAGCATTTCTGAGCAATGCTGAGAAAACTAAGAACTACACTGATCTCTTTTCAAAGTCAATATTTGCAAATGCTGTACAGACCATTGCAGGCATTGCTTTTAGTCCTAGCAAGtttacagcagctctgccatttgGTATTCCAGTTGTGGTAACTCCATCCGTGCAGTTAACTTGCATTCATAGCTTCCTtgattttcactgaaaaggcagaggaaaacgTGCAATATTCAAATTGtaaagctaaaaagaaaaaaaaaaaaaaggcaacctatataaatattttttttcctgggaggCTTCCATattcttactgcttttttttttaatttatttatttttatttttttttatttcaagctcGTTCCCAACACCGATCCCTCAATGGGCACCACAAGTGGAACAAGGAAATAATTGCTAAGGGCAAGCTATGTGCCTTTCAACTCTTTTGCCAACTGCTCAGATGCTTTGCTGGTTTGCAGTGTGCTCCTGTGGTCAGAGCCAGATCACTTGTGTGCCAGGGCATGCATTTCTCTGGAGCAGGATGTTGCTGGACTGGCTTCCCAGAAACCAGCCAACATACTGGTCTGGCTCCTGCACACAGCAGGGTGTAACTCAGTGGCCTGGAGGTGGAAACTCTGTGTGGCCACACCTGCTGGTGCAAAGAGGTGTTTTGATGCAGCTGAGTACAATGTACTTGAAGTTTATCAAAAGTGGgttgaaaaatgtgtttaggTTCAGTAGCTGGAGTTTTATCATTTTcacagtgctgggcaggaggatgTTTCTTGCATTTGAGAGTGCCTGATGGCTTGTGAGAAGGGcactggttttttgttggttttctttggggttttttggggcttttttcttggttggttctgtttgttttttttattagacAAAGCTGCTATCTTTGAGCAATGCTGTCAGTTTAGGTGGAGCTAAATTCTCCTCTGAAattgaaagctgaaaaatacttGAATGTCTCAGTTGGAATTCCTTCTGATCTAGAGCAGGATTTGACTTCAGCAATCACaccaaatgctgctgctctgagtgACCCAGAAGTCATTTTGCATACACACCCTTTCTGAGCTGTCCCCCTGGCAATGTCCCCTGCTGGcctgctgtgccaggagggGACTGGCTGCAGGCTTTTACCTTAGCAGCTAAACCTCTGTGCAAGGTGAACAAAGGCTGAGGagagctgaaagctgctgaaaCAACGACAGATGGGTTGCTGTACTGGGTGCCTTCACTGGGATTACAGGGAAAGTGTGCAGAAGTCATGGAAAGGCACCCAAATGTTTGGAGTTTGCAAGAGAAATTTATGGAGAAAACGTGATTCCCCGGGTTTTGTAACTGTTCAGAATGTATTGTAAttataataatgaaaacaaactaTCCAAGTACATACTGGTACTCCTGTGTCTTCTTCATAGAAGAAAACTGTTCCAAGGGCTTTAACAGGTACACCAGTCTGAGCTTTTTAGGTGATCTCtcagtgggaaggaaaaaggacgTGTCACACCTTGCTGAAATACCAGGATGGTGAAGTCAGAATGAAGAGGTGGtctcagcaaagctgctttatAAAATGAGATGGGCAGAGGAGGGCTTTGTCTGCCCTGCAGTgacctctgctccagctcagaACCAACAGGTAAACGGGGGGGTGTTGAGCTGAGTGATGTGGGATTGCAAACTGGGGTAGAGCAGTGCCTCTGGCAGCAGTTTGGAAGTGGGATCTAGGCTGCCATCCTGCACTGGATTATCCTCTGCCATTTCCAAAGCACGGAGCAAACACTCTGTTGGTGCTGGTGGGGAAATGCTGCTCAGCACTGAACAGATGAAACAGCTGCTCACTTTGAAACAGGCAGTGCTGTGCAGAAGGATGCTGTTCCTTCCCTGCCTTAAGTATGGTCTGCAAAcattcttttcttgttcttagTGGGTGTTCCTCTCCTCGTGactctcactttttttccttgagtctgaaagttgttttttttttttcttcagaaataccaTTCCTTCAACAAAACCAGGGAGGATAATATGCTGGACAGTTTAGGACAAATTTTCCTGTGAGCAAGATGCTAATTGAAGAGAGTGAAGTAATCTGAGTCTTTTCAGGTGACCTTTCTGCAGAAGGTGAagttcttattaaaataaaatactggaaagagaagggaaaacagaaactgGCTTTGAACAgcctgactgaaaaaaaaccctgacttTCCTACCTACCCAGAATTAACTCCTTACTCTTTCTAATTCTAGATTAAATAGAGGTCATCACTAAAGATAGCACAAGTATGGGTTCTTGATTTCTCCTTTAAAAGAGCAAGCAGGAAAAGTCCTGCAAAAAGTGAAAACCTTGGCATGACAGTTGGACACAGAATGAAAAAGGAGATGATTTGCATCTGCTAAGTACAGCATCAGTATGTGTTCTATTTATGGAGCATCCTGAGTCACAAGCCCATTCCATGTTCACATCTGATGAACATTTTCCTACAAGTTCTCTAACTGCTCAGGTAAAAAAAGattacatttgaattttttacttttttttctttttatttaaaacaatctTGATCCTTCTACAAGTTTGCAAGAAAAGGTAGAACATTATAGTCACTAAAATGTAAGATACATTACAATAGGCAAGGAGACAACTTTAAATTATATACATTTACAATATAATCTTGTATTAAAGGATTAATATGGGAGGGCAAGAACGTTTTTTAAGGTTGTTTGTTCCATAGATTTCATTCATTCCTTAAAAAGTTGTTACTCCTTCTAGATCTGTCaaagagagcagaaggaaaatgtcaCAGTCAAATGAAACACTTGGTTTTAACAAGATCAGTTAATACACCAATCCTTGAAGCTGTTACTTCAAAAAGTGGTCAGTGCCAGGTTTCTCTGGCTTTTtgagaaataatattaaaatagaaGATACTTGACCTGTTCCTGGTTTAGGAGAGAGGCTGTCCCTGGGTCTGGAGGCTGAATTCAACCTCAGAGCTCTCACAGGTGCTGCTGTTGCACAGCTCTGTCCTGAGCAGGGTGACAGATGAGGAGAAGCCAGCACTTGGCATCATGCTCAGGGAGTTAGAAAGGCCAGCTGcgtcttttaaatgttttcagtgtaTGGTAGGGGATATTTTAACAGAAGGGTGGACTGAGGTGATCCCAGGTagtgttttcaaaatgttacctggagctcagctctgaggattttcctttctgctttaagCACCTCCCTGCAGCGGCCAAGTCCTCATCAAATGGGTCTggttctggagccctcagcacagtaaggaggacatggagctgttggagcaagtccagaggagggctgtggAGGTGGtaagagggctggagcacttttTCTGGGAAAAGGGGCTGAGAATATTGGGGtggtgcagcctggagaaggctggggGAGACCTTGCAGTACCTGGAGGGActgcagggaagctgggaagggacttccCAAAGGCTTGcagtgatgggatgaggaggaatgGCTtcaagctggaagaggggaaatttgtattagacatcaggaagaaattctgtcctgtgagggtgctgagcccctgtcccaggtttcccagggaagctgtggctgccccatccctggcagtgtccaaggttggatggggcttggagcaacctgggctggtgggaggtgtccctgcccatgcagggggttggaactggatgagctttaaggtcccttcccacccaaaccattctctgaatTTATGAAATTGCCACAGCTGATGATGATgagggaaggatggatggatggatggatggatggtcaGTGGGTAAACAGATTTGCCCTCTTGGAGTGAGCTCCTCTGTCGCTTGCAGAAGCAGTGGGTTATTCTGCCTGATTCAGCCTTTTCTAGAGCCGCGCCAGACGAGCAGCTTTTTGCCTTTAAACTCAAGATGGGAGATGGGCACCCACTACACCCCACCCCAGGTCCTGCCACAGCCCCCAGCCTGCCTTCCCGTTCTTCTCCCCCCTTCTTGGCCCCGCCGCCATTCCGTAGCGGCGCCTGCGCAGGGGCGGTACCGGTTCTGCCGCCGGCCCAATCCGGCTCTGTCCGGGCGGGGTTGGGAGCGCCCCGCGCCGTCACCTGACACGGCCTTAAAGGGGAACCGGAACCGGAGCCGTGCGGGGGGCGGCAGCGCAGGGCGGCCCGGCCGGGCCCAAGGTAGAACGGGGCGGTACCGGCGGGACCACCCGGCCTCTCtgtccccccttcccccctccccaggtgcGGTGGTCTCGTCCCCACCGCTCTCCCTCCCCCGGCGGGTGTCGGGGCGGCCTCTCCCATGGCCGCGGGGCAGGGGGAGGCGGTGTCCGGGCCGCAGGGAGGGAGCGGATCCCCCCGCGGTTCCCCCcgggctggggcagctcccgCCGCTCGCCCTAGCTGAGCCGCCGTCTTTCCGTCCCGCAGGTCGGCGGAGGCAGCGCCAGGAGGGACCCAGCCATGGCCGACGTGAGTGCGGATCCGCGGGGCGGTGGTCGGGGCTCGGACGGAGGCCCCGGGGCGGGGCGGCGCGGCAGCGGGTGCCGGTGTCGGGGCGGGTTCGGGGCCGGTGGGGTTCTGTGGGGCTGTCCCGGGGGGTTCTGCGGGGCTGTCCCGGGGGGTTCTGCGGGGCTGTCGCGAGGGGTTCTGTGGGGCTGTCCCGGGGGGTTCTGCGGGGCTGTCCCCGTGGGATCTGCGGGGCTGTCCCCGTGGGATCTGCGGTGCTGTCCCCGTGGGATCTGCGGTGCTGTCCCGGGGGTTCTGCGGGGCTGTCCCCGTGGGATCTGTGGGGCTGTCCCCGTGGGATCTGCGGGGCTGTCCCGGTGGGGTTCTGCGGGGCTGTCCCGGTGGGGTTCTGCGGGGCTGTCCCGGTGGGGTTCTGCGGGGCTGTCCCCGTGGGGTTCTGCGGGGCTGTCCCCGTGGGGTTCTGCGGGGCTGTCCCCGTGGGATCTGTGGGGCTGTCCCCGTGGGATCTGTGGGGCTGTCCCGGTGGGGTTCTGCGGGGCTGTCCCGGTGGGGTTCTGCGGGGCTGTCCCGGTGGGGTTCTGCGGGGCTGTCCCGGTGGGGTTCTGCGGGGCTGTCCCCGTGGGGTTCTGCGGGGCTGTCCCCGTGGGATCTGTGGGGCTGTCCCCGTGGGATCTGTGGGGCTGTCCCCGTGGGATCTGTGGGGCTGTCGCGAGGGGTTCTGTGGGGCTGTCCTGGTGTCTgtgggagggggcagaggggtAACGTGTCCCCGTCTGTGCCCGCAGGACCTGAAGCGGTTCCTCTACAAGAAGCTGCCGAGGTAACTGACGAGGAGGCCCAGGAGACCGAACCGGACAGGGCCCTGCGTTCGCGTTCCATCTGCGAAGGCGCCGTTCTGAGCCCGGcggggagcagggagctgccagccccACGGCTGCGGTGGGGGCGGAGCGGCAGCCGAACCGAACCGGTCCGGTCCTGTCCCGCGGGGGTTTCACCGGGCTGGAAAGGCGCCTAGCCGTGTGCTCCCTGCTTCCCAAAAAACTCCAGGCTGCCCATGGAGCCGCGGCCAAGAGGGCAGCAAACGCTTCTCTGGAGTGGGCTGGCTGACCCAGAGTCATCCCGGTTCGGTACTGCCAGCAGCAcggagcagcacaggggacagggacagcgAGCAGAGGCTCTCACCTCTGATGAAGCTGCAGCATCAGCCCTTCTGATGAGCTCAGGGTTCCCTGCAGGGTGCAGCAGTTCCATTTGGTGTTTCTCTTGACACTGCTCTGAGGGACTGTCTGGACTAGACAGACACAGTAAAATGTGTCTGTAAAAAACACCCTTTCAGTAAAATGCTGCATTAATGAAGGCATCACATGTTCCCATGCTTTCCCCCTTCCTTATACAGTcgttcaggaaaaaaaaaaaagatcttccCTAGGTttcctgtgtttgttttaaatggtgtggttttttctctgttgttttgcAGCGTTGAAGGTCTCCATGCCATTGTGGTCTCAGATAGAGATGGTGTGCCTGTTATCAAAGGTAACTTCTGCTTCtcactgggtgctgctgctggaatcCTGACTGAACAGCAGGGGGGGAAAGCACAGCAGAACCTTCTCTGGTAACACCCACGACCAAAATACTCAgaattgaaaatgaaattaaaacttctACTTCAAGTTCAGCATTTGGTTATGCATCTCCTACACTGaatctttgtgtgtgtgtgtctgcaatGCCCTCGATATTGTAGGCCACAAGAATTTCCCTTGGTGAGTAGAGCAGGAGCTCTGTAAGGTGCTGGTGTCTTCACTCCTAGTCccatgcagagcaggaggaagagcttTTATCAATATTTTGTTGATGTGGCTGGTCTGTGCTCAAAAGCACTGCTACTTTTACACACATTACTTGATTTTCTTGGCTTTTGgtgctgtatttttattgtatcTGGTATGAATGGATCTGGAGTGATGCACTGGAGATGGTCCCATCCATGTTGGGGCAGTGGGTAAGATGTGTTTGGTGTTCCTCAGTGCTGGCTCTGCTTCTGAAATGTCTCGCTTCCCTTATGTTTCAGTTGCCAATGACAATGCTCCAGAACATGCTCTGCGACCTGGCTTTCTGTCCACCTTTGCCCTTGCCACAGATCAGGGCAGTAAATTAGGGCTTTCCAAAAACAAAAGTATCATCTGCTATTACAACACGTACCAGGTGAGTAACCCCAGTGTGGCAGGCTTTGGGTTACCCCTGTCTTGAAACCTGTCTATTAATTTTCTGCCCCTTCTCAGATTCTAGTGGTCCTGAGAGCTTTTTATGATGATTGCAGTAAACTGCCCAACTTTGGCCTGCATGAtctgccctgggctgggaaatAAGTGGGTGGCTGGGTTAGTTTACACACACTGATTGATGCTCTTGCTGCTAGGAGCTCATTGTTGAGCTGAAGATTCCAGTTCCCTGGAATGGCAGAGGAGGTGCTGCTGTACACTGGACAGTATTTTGAGGCTGCCTGCCCCCTTGTTAGCTGTGGGGAGTGTGGTGTCTGTGGTGTCCTCTGCAGGACTGGCAGTGGGTTGGGTTTCAGGTGGGTGAGAGGCAGGGGAATGCCAAGCTCCCCACCTGCACCTCTTGGTACTCTGTTGTGTTGGTGTTTGTGACCCTGAGTCTGGATGTGCTGAAAAACCATCTCTGTGGCTGCTGGCTGTCACActgggggggctgctgctggcagagggggTTTGTGAGGCACAGCTGTGCCATGGGAGGTGCTGTCTGACCGTgctgctctctctctgcctgcaggTGGTGCAGTTCAATCGCTTGCCTCTGGTAGTCAGCTTCAttgccagcagcagtgccaaCACGGGTAGGTCTGCACACCAGTGGGGAAATGGCACCTTACAGTGTCTTTAAATAACTGAACACAAGTTACCCAAATGTACTTCAGGGTTgtctcagccctgctcctgctgtgaGTTTTGCTGTCAGCGTATTGTGAAGCAAAGAAAGGGGAAGGTGTAAGCAAAAATTCCTAGGTTTTGAGTGGCTTTGTGGAGGAGTCACTCTGTGTGAAGCAGGTTTCTCCTGTCATCAGCCATAGCTTTGCTGCTGTGTCAGAGTGCTTGTGCACCAGGAGGGATTGCACAGTACAAACCAGCAGTTTCTTCCCAGCAGTTCCAAGTTCCTTTCTGAAGTAACCTTTGTGGCTTCAGCTTTGTGGAGAGGTCCTTCAGTCAGGCACCTGTCCTTGcccctggggacactggggaaaGGAGGGTGTCACCAGAAGGGTGACACACAGCCTCAGGGTCACACAGAAGGGTCACACAGCCTCAGGGGCAGTGGGAAGCAGCCAGGCACGTTGTCTGCTCTGGAGAAACACTGCCTGTGtcctgggaggggagggagctgcagggattGGAGAGGGGCTGCTTGGTTATGTCGTTTGATGAgatattctgcctttttttgtctttttttcctctctttcaggGCTGATTGTAAGTTTAGAGAAGGAGCTCACACCCCTGTTTGAAGAGCTGAGGCAGGTGGTTGAAGTTTCTTAACCTGCTGGCATAGCTAGAGTGCAGCATCCCTCTGCAGCCCAGTGGACAAGAGATCCAATAACCCTCAACCAAATAACACGTCTTAGAAGAAATACCACAGAGCTCCTTAGGATACTAAGTAAGAGTAAATTGTACATAGTGCTGAAACCATCTGCTCCTGTCTTGTAGGTGGATGTTACTTTAGGCCACACTTCTTAGGTTGTGCAGTCCTGCAGAGACCACCAAAATAGCTCCCATGGAGTTGAGCTCAGGCAGCTGAGCCAGGTcagcaggatgctgttggctcACAGGAGCAACCACAGCTCTCTTGCTGCACAGGGAACTGTGCACATGGTGGGGTTTATCCCCAGGGTGATGGTAACACTGCACAACTGCTCCAAGGGGTGGCTGGAAGAGTATTGTGAGAGAAGTTTCCTGGTACAATCAGTAAATATCCCAGCTTGCTCAGGCAGGTGATCCTTTGGCAAGGAAGTGCTACTAATCTGGATGCTGGCTGCATCCTGCTTCCACTAAGGAGAAAGCTATTTCTGTGAAAGATGTTGCTTTAGGGGTTTTCCTGATGCCCAGATAAAAGCACCTCAACAATGTCTCACTTCTTCATGGGGTTCTTGTGTAAAAAGCTTGTGAAGTTCTCATGGTCTTTGTGTGGGTTCATCACCAGTGACACTCTTGGCTCATTTACCCTTAGGTTTTccta
It includes:
- the LAMTOR3 gene encoding ragulator complex protein LAMTOR3, yielding MADDLKRFLYKKLPSVEGLHAIVVSDRDGVPVIKVANDNAPEHALRPGFLSTFALATDQGSKLGLSKNKSIICYYNTYQVVQFNRLPLVVSFIASSSANTGLIVSLEKELTPLFEELRQVVEVS